A genomic segment from Campylobacter concisus encodes:
- a CDS encoding UPF0323 family lipoprotein: MKHIKKIATYAAVGGFGAIVMAGLAGCGSNNGGDENALNEVAQKNGAFVIIEESAPGVYKILEEYPSTETRVVLKDINGTERVLSKDEIDKLLAQANANIDNGTSNLTKTSDAQLSSGGLSLGETILASAAGAILGSWIGSKLFGNQNFQATRQNSYKNPSAYTRSVDSFNKQKAANSAARSSGGKSGFFGGGSKSSSSSSSFGG; this comes from the coding sequence ATGAAACACATTAAAAAGATAGCTACTTATGCTGCGGTAGGCGGATTTGGTGCGATCGTTATGGCTGGTCTTGCTGGCTGTGGCAGTAACAATGGCGGTGATGAAAATGCACTAAACGAAGTTGCGCAAAAAAATGGCGCCTTTGTCATTATCGAAGAGAGCGCGCCTGGAGTTTATAAAATTTTAGAAGAGTATCCAAGTACTGAAACTAGAGTTGTACTAAAAGACATAAACGGTACTGAACGTGTGCTAAGCAAAGACGAGATTGATAAGCTCCTAGCTCAAGCAAATGCAAATATCGACAATGGCACTTCAAATTTAACAAAAACGAGTGACGCACAGCTAAGTAGTGGCGGTCTAAGCCTTGGTGAGACGATACTTGCCTCAGCTGCTGGTGCTATACTTGGTAGCTGGATAGGTAGCAAGCTTTTTGGAAATCAAAATTTCCAAGCTACTCGTCAAAATTCTTACAAAAATCCAAGCGCATACACAAGAAGCGTTGATAGCTTTAATAAGCAAAAAGCAGCAAATTCTGCTGCAAGAAGCAGTGGCGGCAAGAGTGGATTTTTCGGTGGTGGATCAAAATCAAGCTCTAGCTCATCAAGCTTTGGAGGCTAA
- a CDS encoding D-2-hydroxyacid dehydrogenase, which produces MKIVCLDAATLGENVDLSVFKKFGEFISYQKTKSDEVVSRLKGVDVVITNKVVIDKAVMDATNLNLICISATGMNNVDLEHAKAKNIAVKNVAGYSTASVVQHTFALLFELTNRIEFYDHYVKSGEWVKSEIFTYLGADISEIAGKEFGIIGLGEIGRGVATVARAFGANVSYYSTSGANKNSEFKQKNLDELLRSSDIISIHAPLNEKTRNLLGVNEINLLKDDAIVLNLGRGGIVDEVAMARAIDERNLRFGTDVLESEPMSENSPFLNVKNKENLLITPHVAWGSLEARKTLIAKIIANIENFINESK; this is translated from the coding sequence ATGAAGATCGTTTGTTTAGACGCGGCAACGCTTGGAGAGAACGTTGATCTTAGTGTTTTTAAGAAATTTGGCGAGTTTATCAGCTACCAAAAAACCAAAAGCGATGAGGTCGTATCTCGTCTAAAGGGCGTTGATGTCGTCATCACAAACAAGGTCGTCATCGACAAAGCCGTGATGGACGCGACAAATTTAAATCTTATCTGCATAAGCGCAACCGGGATGAATAATGTCGATCTAGAGCATGCAAAAGCTAAAAACATAGCCGTTAAAAACGTCGCTGGCTACTCGACCGCAAGCGTCGTGCAGCACACGTTTGCTTTGCTTTTTGAGCTAACAAATCGTATCGAATTTTATGATCACTACGTAAAAAGTGGCGAGTGGGTGAAGAGCGAAATTTTCACCTATCTTGGCGCAGACATCAGCGAGATCGCTGGTAAAGAATTTGGCATCATCGGACTTGGCGAGATAGGACGCGGCGTGGCGACAGTGGCACGTGCATTTGGCGCAAATGTGAGCTACTACTCGACAAGCGGAGCAAATAAAAATAGCGAGTTTAAGCAAAAAAACCTAGATGAGCTACTAAGAAGCAGCGACATCATCAGCATCCACGCACCGCTAAATGAAAAGACTAGAAATTTACTAGGCGTAAACGAGATAAATTTACTAAAAGATGATGCGATAGTGCTAAATTTAGGGCGTGGCGGCATAGTTGATGAAGTAGCGATGGCAAGGGCGATAGATGAGAGAAATTTACGCTTTGGCACCGACGTTTTAGAAAGCGAGCCAATGAGCGAAAATAGCCCATTTTTAAATGTAAAAAACAAAGAAAATCTACTCATCACGCCGCACGTGGCATGGGGTAGCCTGGAGGCTAGAAAGACGCTCATCGCAAAGATCATCGCAAACATCGAAAATTTTATCAATGAGAGCAAGTAA
- a CDS encoding TetR/AcrR family transcriptional regulator — protein sequence MAISEKGKKRYELIVKTALELFLEKGYEKTSLSDIVAISGGSLSSIYTFSENKEGLFEAIVEQEIDSLIKEIDEKIDLKISHSLEEFLTKFATIIFSIVCSKRHISLGRIMMSEGSKNGGKLGKTFLDQILKKIDLVLINFFERDEVKAKLDSKFSAKFAAKYFIQSVIGAYYYDSLLINEEPKLSEKERKKHISLCVELFLNGVSKK from the coding sequence ATGGCGATCTCAGAAAAGGGTAAAAAAAGATACGAACTTATCGTAAAAACAGCACTTGAACTATTTTTAGAAAAAGGATACGAAAAGACAAGCTTAAGTGATATCGTAGCGATAAGTGGTGGATCGCTTTCTAGCATTTATACATTTTCTGAGAACAAAGAGGGGCTTTTTGAGGCGATCGTTGAGCAAGAGATAGATAGCCTTATAAAAGAGATTGATGAGAAAATAGATCTTAAAATTTCTCACAGCTTGGAGGAATTTTTAACCAAATTTGCAACCATAATATTTTCTATCGTTTGCAGCAAAAGGCATATCTCTCTTGGTAGGATAATGATGAGTGAGGGTTCTAAAAATGGCGGCAAACTTGGTAAGACGTTTTTGGATCAAATTTTAAAAAAGATCGATCTTGTGCTTATAAATTTCTTTGAAAGAGATGAGGTAAAAGCCAAACTTGATTCAAAATTTTCAGCCAAATTTGCTGCAAAGTACTTTATACAAAGCGTGATCGGGGCTTATTACTACGATTCGCTTTTGATAAATGAAGAACCAAAGCTTAGTGAAAAAGAGCGTAAAAAGCATATTAGCTTGTGTGTTGAGTTGTTTTTGAATGGAGTTAGTAAAAAATAA
- the ccoG gene encoding cytochrome c oxidase accessory protein CcoG, translated as MSKDFHLSYAKRRYIFFACITLFVFVLPFIRVNDAQLFLLSFDKSRVDLFFTKFDMQELYLLPFLFIILFLSIFFLTTLAGRVWCGWSCPQTIFRTIFRDLLQTKILKIRKNIQNKQNEPKGQILKRALAVGIWCILALIISANFLWYFVPPLDFFAYLKEPSEHGVLLAFWLVIAIWLVYDVIILKENFCIYVCPYARVQSVMFDNDTIQVIYNQKRGGVIYNGKEKFKKPKEEGALCTGCEACVRVCPTHIDIRKGMQLECINCLECSDACAKVMKHFDESSLIEWRSINSIKEQKRVKILRFRTVAYLVILGIVLTAGALMSGKKESMLLNINRTSELYKILGENEVENSYVFLVQNTQNKEHAFYFEVDDKNIEISRPNKPFILKAGAKQRVIVTLKSKNENLSDKDFLKHINIKAYATDEPAISVQRQSTFIYPKR; from the coding sequence ATGTCAAAGGATTTTCATCTTAGCTACGCCAAGAGGCGTTACATTTTTTTCGCCTGTATTACGCTATTTGTCTTTGTTTTGCCATTTATCAGAGTAAATGATGCGCAGCTATTTTTGCTAAGTTTTGATAAAAGTAGAGTTGATCTATTTTTTACAAAATTTGATATGCAAGAGCTTTATTTGTTGCCATTTTTGTTTATCATTTTGTTCTTAAGTATATTTTTTCTAACGACACTTGCAGGGCGTGTTTGGTGTGGTTGGAGCTGTCCGCAAACTATTTTTAGAACGATATTTCGTGACCTTTTGCAAACTAAAATTTTAAAGATCAGAAAAAATATCCAAAATAAACAAAATGAGCCAAAAGGGCAAATTTTAAAGCGTGCTTTAGCAGTTGGAATTTGGTGTATTTTAGCTCTTATTATTTCGGCAAATTTTTTATGGTATTTTGTGCCACCGCTTGATTTTTTTGCTTATTTAAAAGAGCCAAGCGAACATGGAGTTTTGCTTGCATTTTGGCTTGTTATCGCTATTTGGTTAGTTTATGATGTCATCATTTTAAAAGAAAATTTTTGTATTTATGTTTGTCCTTACGCTAGGGTGCAATCAGTGATGTTTGATAACGATACGATCCAAGTTATTTACAATCAAAAAAGAGGTGGCGTAATCTATAACGGAAAAGAGAAATTTAAAAAACCAAAAGAAGAAGGCGCGCTGTGTACTGGCTGCGAGGCGTGCGTAAGAGTATGCCCAACGCACATTGATATAAGAAAAGGTATGCAGCTTGAATGTATAAATTGTCTAGAGTGTAGCGATGCTTGCGCTAAAGTGATGAAGCATTTTGATGAAAGTTCACTTATTGAGTGGAGAAGTATAAACTCTATAAAAGAGCAAAAAAGAGTCAAAATTTTACGCTTTAGAACGGTTGCTTATCTCGTTATTTTGGGCATTGTCTTAACAGCTGGGGCATTGATGAGTGGGAAAAAAGAAAGTATGCTTTTAAACATAAATAGAACAAGCGAGCTTTATAAAATTTTAGGCGAAAATGAAGTCGAAAATTCTTACGTATTTTTGGTGCAAAACACACAAAATAAAGAGCATGCCTTTTACTTTGAAGTAGACGATAAGAATATAGAAATTTCTCGTCCAAATAAGCCATTTATATTAAAAGCCGGCGCAAAGCAACGAGTAATCGTCACATTAAAATCAAAAAATGAAAATTTAAGCGATAAAGATTTTTTAAAACATATAAATATAAAAGCCTATGCCACCGATGAGCCGGCTATCAGTGTGCAAAGGCAAAGTACTTTTATCTATCCTAAAAGATGA
- a CDS encoding efflux RND transporter permease subunit produces MFSRFFINRPIFATVISIIIVIAGFMGIKGLPIEEYPSLTPPTVSVSATYSGADAQTIADSVASAIEDQINGVENMLYMQSTSSSAGTMNISVYFKIGSSSKQATIDVNNRVQAALSRLPQEVQNMGITVRERSGSILQVVGFTNPNMNQVELYNYVNLNIADEIKRVNGIGDTVLIGNKEYSIRIWLKPDKLAQFKLTPSDVISQVKIQNSQYAAGKIGEQPSKGENPYVYSVVSEGRFKDPKQFGEILIKSDDGTVVKLKEVATVELGAASYASEAMLNGKPAVPLLLFLQNDANALATAEAVKAKLEELKKTYPVGLEHTIAYNPTEFITVSIDEVIKTFVEAMVLVLIVMYFFLKSFRATIIPMLAVPVSIIGTFGGLYVMGFSINLITLFALILAIGIVVDDAIIVIENVERILHEDKEISVKDATFKAMEEVQTPVISIVLVLCAVFVPVSFMEGFVGVIQKQFALTLVVSVCISGFVALTLTPALCAVMLKKQESKPFWIVQKFNDFFDFSTKLFTAGVAKILKHVIISFIVIGIMGFATYGLFQKVPKGLVPSEDKGALMVITSLPPSTNMLKTKEEVNSISNAILSNPNVEFNMGFAGYDMLANSLRENSAISFIKLKDWSERKGATDGADALVGQFNGMLWGSKNSMTFVVNVPPIMGLSMTGGFEMYLQNKSGKSYNEIEADARKVTAAANARPELTGVRTTLETNYRQFKITVDKEKAKLFGVSESEIFSTIAATFGSYYINDFNLAGKSYRVYARASDNFRNNPEDLRKIFVRSYDGGMVPLNSVATLTRTIGPDIVDRFNLFPSAKIMGDPKPGYTSGDAIRAIQEVVNDTLSSEDYAISWAGTAYQEVNSQGTGTVAFIFGMVFVFLILAAQYERWLIPLAVITAVPFAVFGSLLAVWIRGLTNDIYFEIGLLLLIGLAAKNAILIVEFAMQERERGKSIFESAVNAAKLRFRPIVMTSIAFTLGVFPMVISTGAGAASRHSLGTGVVGGMIASTTIAIFFVPMFYYLLENLNEKYWKKGAKKDEK; encoded by the coding sequence ATGTTTTCAAGATTTTTCATAAACCGCCCGATATTTGCAACTGTTATATCTATCATCATAGTTATAGCAGGTTTTATGGGTATCAAGGGGCTTCCAATAGAGGAGTATCCAAGTCTTACACCGCCTACTGTCTCTGTAAGTGCGACATATAGCGGTGCTGATGCGCAGACTATCGCCGACTCAGTCGCAAGTGCGATCGAAGATCAGATAAATGGCGTTGAAAATATGCTCTATATGCAAAGTACCTCAAGCTCTGCTGGTACTATGAACATAAGCGTATATTTTAAGATCGGCTCATCGTCAAAACAAGCTACGATCGATGTAAATAACCGCGTGCAAGCAGCTCTTTCAAGATTGCCCCAAGAAGTGCAAAATATGGGCATAACGGTACGCGAAAGAAGTGGCTCGATCCTTCAAGTTGTTGGCTTTACAAATCCAAATATGAACCAAGTTGAGCTATATAACTATGTAAATTTAAATATCGCAGACGAGATCAAAAGGGTAAATGGTATCGGCGATACAGTGCTAATTGGCAACAAAGAGTACTCGATTAGAATTTGGCTAAAGCCAGACAAGCTCGCTCAGTTTAAACTAACTCCAAGCGATGTCATCTCTCAAGTAAAAATCCAAAACTCACAATACGCCGCTGGTAAGATCGGTGAGCAGCCATCAAAGGGTGAAAATCCTTATGTTTATTCTGTAGTTTCTGAAGGACGTTTTAAAGATCCAAAACAATTTGGCGAAATTTTGATAAAAAGTGATGACGGCACAGTCGTCAAGCTAAAAGAGGTCGCCACAGTCGAGCTTGGAGCTGCTAGCTACGCATCTGAAGCTATGCTAAATGGCAAGCCAGCAGTGCCACTTTTGCTATTTTTGCAAAACGATGCAAACGCACTAGCAACTGCTGAAGCGGTCAAAGCAAAGCTTGAAGAGCTAAAGAAAACCTACCCAGTTGGCTTAGAGCACACGATAGCTTACAATCCAACTGAATTTATCACCGTCTCAATAGACGAAGTTATAAAAACTTTCGTAGAAGCGATGGTGCTAGTTCTTATCGTAATGTACTTCTTCTTAAAGAGCTTTAGAGCTACCATCATACCAATGCTAGCCGTGCCAGTCTCTATCATAGGCACATTTGGCGGGCTTTATGTGATGGGCTTTAGTATAAATTTGATCACACTTTTTGCCCTGATCCTAGCCATCGGTATCGTCGTAGATGACGCTATTATCGTCATAGAAAATGTCGAGAGAATTTTACATGAAGATAAAGAGATCAGCGTAAAAGACGCGACTTTTAAGGCGATGGAGGAGGTACAAACTCCAGTTATCTCTATTGTACTTGTACTTTGTGCGGTTTTCGTGCCAGTTTCATTTATGGAGGGCTTTGTTGGCGTTATACAAAAGCAGTTTGCTCTAACACTTGTTGTTTCTGTTTGTATCTCAGGCTTTGTCGCTCTTACTCTTACGCCAGCACTTTGTGCGGTTATGCTTAAAAAACAAGAGAGTAAGCCATTTTGGATAGTTCAGAAATTTAACGACTTCTTTGACTTTAGCACTAAGCTCTTTACAGCTGGCGTGGCAAAAATTTTAAAACACGTCATTATCAGCTTTATAGTCATTGGTATAATGGGATTTGCTACGTATGGCCTATTTCAAAAGGTGCCAAAAGGGCTTGTGCCTTCAGAAGACAAGGGTGCTTTGATGGTTATCACCTCGCTTCCACCTTCAACAAATATGCTAAAAACTAAAGAAGAGGTAAATTCTATCAGCAATGCTATTTTGAGCAATCCAAATGTTGAATTTAACATGGGCTTTGCAGGTTATGATATGCTCGCTAACTCACTTAGAGAAAACTCAGCCATTAGCTTTATCAAGCTAAAAGACTGGAGCGAGAGAAAAGGTGCAACGGACGGTGCAGATGCCTTGGTCGGTCAGTTTAACGGTATGCTTTGGGGCTCTAAAAACTCGATGACCTTTGTCGTAAACGTGCCACCTATCATGGGTCTATCAATGACTGGCGGCTTTGAGATGTATCTACAAAACAAAAGCGGCAAAAGCTACAACGAGATAGAAGCAGATGCTAGAAAGGTAACTGCAGCTGCAAACGCAAGACCTGAGCTAACTGGCGTAAGAACAACACTTGAGACAAACTACCGCCAGTTTAAGATCACGGTTGATAAAGAAAAAGCAAAGCTATTTGGCGTAAGCGAGAGTGAAATTTTCAGCACGATAGCGGCTACTTTTGGCTCTTACTACATAAATGACTTCAATCTTGCTGGTAAATCTTACCGAGTATATGCAAGGGCGAGCGATAACTTTAGAAACAACCCTGAGGATCTAAGAAAAATTTTCGTCCGCTCATATGATGGCGGCATGGTGCCACTAAATTCAGTAGCAACACTTACAAGAACGATTGGACCTGATATCGTTGATAGATTTAACCTCTTTCCATCGGCTAAGATCATGGGCGATCCAAAACCTGGCTACACGTCAGGCGATGCGATCAGAGCGATCCAAGAGGTCGTAAATGACACGCTAAGCAGCGAGGACTACGCTATAAGCTGGGCTGGAACGGCGTATCAAGAGGTAAATTCTCAAGGAACAGGCACGGTTGCCTTTATCTTTGGTATGGTCTTTGTCTTTTTGATCCTTGCTGCTCAGTACGAAAGATGGCTCATCCCACTAGCAGTCATCACAGCTGTGCCGTTTGCGGTATTTGGCTCGTTGCTAGCTGTTTGGATAAGAGGGCTAACAAACGACATCTACTTTGAGATCGGTCTTTTGCTGCTCATCGGTCTAGCGGCCAAAAATGCCATCTTGATCGTAGAATTTGCTATGCAAGAGCGTGAGAGAGGAAAGAGCATATTTGAATCAGCCGTAAATGCAGCAAAACTTCGCTTTAGACCTATCGTTATGACATCTATCGCATTTACACTAGGCGTTTTCCCAATGGTTATAAGCACAGGCGCAGGCGCTGCATCTCGCCACTCATTAGGAACTGGCGTGGTTGGTGGCATGATCGCTTCTACGACGATAGCTATATTTTTCGTGCCAATGTTTTACTATTTGCTTGAAAATTTAAATGAGAAATACTGGAAAAAGGGAGCAAAAAAAGATGAAAAATAA
- a CDS encoding glutathionylspermidine synthase family protein, translating to MINLRKITPLNNEFMEKIGFAWHTDNDNSSYIADEIVQVKASEADAYYEAANELYDMYVNAAQHVIDNNLFHEIGIPFNLVDIIKNSWENDVHWHLYGRFDLAGGLDGKPIKLIEFNADTPTAVFETAIIQWAMLKLSHMDEAEQFNNLYEALKQNFKRLITLGDDNVNFEDVYEGWGILFSSIAGSIEDEQTVKLLQYIAKEAGFKTDFAYVDEVVFNDDEGIFKGDENFEYWFKLVPWESIAIDEGELALILSNIIKNQKAIIINPAYTLLFQSKGILKILWDLYPNHPLLLETSNEPLKGKKYVKKPVFGREGANVSIHDENGAQIASNEGEYDSNKAIYQEFYEFNQDERGESYQAGVFYAYEACALGYRKGGKILDNYSKFVGHFIKD from the coding sequence ATGATAAATTTAAGAAAAATCACTCCGTTAAATAACGAATTTATGGAAAAAATCGGCTTTGCTTGGCATACAGACAACGATAACAGCTCATACATCGCAGATGAGATCGTGCAGGTAAAAGCAAGTGAGGCGGATGCTTACTACGAAGCGGCAAACGAGCTATATGATATGTATGTAAATGCCGCTCAGCACGTGATCGACAACAACCTCTTTCACGAGATAGGAATACCATTTAACCTAGTTGATATCATCAAAAATAGCTGGGAAAATGACGTTCACTGGCATCTTTATGGTAGATTTGATCTTGCAGGCGGGCTTGATGGCAAGCCGATAAAACTGATCGAATTTAACGCCGATACGCCAACAGCAGTTTTTGAGACAGCGATCATTCAGTGGGCGATGCTAAAGCTAAGTCATATGGATGAAGCAGAGCAATTTAATAACCTTTATGAAGCTCTAAAACAAAATTTTAAACGCCTTATCACGCTTGGCGATGATAATGTAAATTTTGAGGATGTTTACGAGGGCTGGGGGATACTCTTTAGCTCTATCGCTGGTAGTATCGAGGATGAGCAAACCGTTAAATTACTGCAATACATCGCAAAAGAGGCCGGCTTTAAAACCGACTTTGCCTACGTTGATGAGGTCGTTTTTAACGATGACGAGGGCATTTTTAAAGGCGATGAAAATTTCGAATACTGGTTTAAGCTTGTGCCTTGGGAGAGCATAGCGATCGATGAAGGCGAGCTAGCGCTCATACTCTCAAATATCATCAAAAACCAAAAAGCCATTATCATAAATCCTGCCTACACGCTACTTTTCCAAAGCAAAGGAATTTTAAAAATTCTTTGGGATCTATATCCTAATCACCCGCTCTTGCTTGAGACCTCAAATGAGCCACTAAAAGGCAAAAAATATGTGAAAAAGCCGGTATTTGGTAGAGAGGGCGCAAACGTCTCGATACACGATGAAAACGGCGCACAAATAGCAAGTAACGAGGGCGAATACGACTCAAACAAAGCCATCTATCAAGAATTTTACGAGTTTAACCAAGATGAGAGGGGCGAGAGCTACCAAGCTGGCGTATTTTACGCTTATGAAGCGTGCGCGCTTGGATATAGAAAGGGCGGTAAAATTCTAGATAACTACTCTAAATTTGTAGGACATTTTATTAAGGATTAA
- a CDS encoding DNA-binding protein: protein MQKLAINEAAEILGITKEAVYNRIRRGSINTVIENGTKFVILDEKPSSEKATKSTPKSTKTKSQNDEFVNYLLNELSELKSLNLNLQADKDRLFKEKEQMLIERKNEILQIYKDRDEKLMQFLNAMQRPLLAQKNDDMPNNEAIEAEIENESKWINLSEFLKELNLKPKATKKASEKIIKAIHHSKFIKFKRGVILVRRHKNLKELIGEI from the coding sequence ATGCAAAAGCTAGCTATAAACGAAGCTGCAGAAATTTTAGGCATAACAAAAGAAGCAGTCTATAATAGAATCCGCCGTGGTTCGATAAATACAGTCATTGAAAATGGCACAAAATTTGTCATCCTTGATGAGAAACCAAGTAGCGAAAAAGCCACAAAATCCACTCCAAAAAGTACAAAAACTAAATCCCAAAATGATGAGTTTGTAAATTATTTGCTAAATGAGTTAAGCGAGTTAAAGAGTTTAAATTTAAACTTGCAAGCCGATAAAGATAGGCTTTTTAAAGAAAAGGAGCAGATGCTAATCGAGCGAAAAAATGAAATTTTGCAAATTTATAAAGATAGAGATGAAAAGCTCATGCAGTTTCTAAATGCTATGCAAAGGCCGCTTTTAGCACAAAAAAATGACGATATGCCAAATAATGAAGCGATAGAGGCTGAGATAGAAAATGAATCAAAATGGATAAATTTAAGTGAATTTTTAAAGGAGCTAAATCTAAAGCCAAAGGCAACGAAAAAAGCCAGTGAAAAGATAATAAAAGCGATACACCACTCAAAATTTATAAAATTTAAACGAGGCGTGATACTTGTTAGAAGACATAAAAATTTAAAAGAGTTGATAGGAGAGATATGA
- a CDS encoding efflux RND transporter periplasmic adaptor subunit: MANFKSALVLSVAVLFLSGCFENKENKAAAGRQMPLSHVDIFTAQKTDVPISFDYTATVVSSQDVIIYPKVGGTIIKQFFKPGDKVKAGEKLFLIDPEKYQASYDSLDASVGVANANLKNAETEFKRISALYKKNAVSQKDYDAAVAAYDIANANLVSAKANLKNAKIDLGYTTITAPFDGVVGDNQVDVGSLVIANQTKLVRLTKINPIEAEFYIADVDNLTRKTNLDNGSWQQLNSDAVLSVNGENFNGKVNFIDNVVNTATGSVLAKASFDNSEGKILPGAFGHIKMSGFVQKNAFNIPQVALQQSATNSYVLVVKDGKVSQKNVKTSYQTKDMIVVTEGLEEGDKIIVNNFLKIGVGAPVETDKDLSAEFINGKDVNATSSK, translated from the coding sequence ATGGCAAATTTTAAAAGTGCTCTTGTGCTTTCGGTTGCAGTTTTATTTCTAAGTGGTTGTTTTGAAAATAAAGAGAATAAAGCGGCAGCAGGTCGCCAGATGCCACTATCTCATGTGGATATTTTTACCGCACAAAAAACAGACGTACCTATTAGTTTTGACTACACCGCAACGGTTGTAAGTAGTCAAGATGTTATTATCTATCCAAAAGTTGGCGGAACTATCATAAAGCAGTTTTTTAAGCCAGGCGATAAGGTAAAAGCTGGAGAGAAGCTATTTCTCATAGATCCAGAGAAATATCAAGCCAGCTACGACTCACTTGATGCCTCTGTCGGCGTGGCAAATGCAAATTTGAAAAATGCCGAGACCGAGTTTAAAAGAATTTCTGCCCTTTATAAGAAAAATGCAGTCTCTCAAAAAGACTACGACGCAGCAGTTGCGGCTTATGACATTGCAAATGCGAATTTAGTAAGTGCAAAAGCAAATTTAAAAAATGCAAAAATCGATCTAGGATACACGACTATTACAGCACCATTTGACGGCGTAGTGGGTGATAACCAAGTAGATGTTGGCTCGCTTGTCATAGCAAACCAAACAAAACTTGTAAGACTTACAAAAATAAATCCTATTGAAGCAGAATTTTATATCGCTGATGTGGATAATCTAACTAGAAAGACAAATTTAGATAACGGCTCATGGCAACAGCTAAATAGTGACGCTGTGTTAAGTGTCAATGGCGAAAATTTTAATGGTAAAGTAAATTTTATAGATAACGTCGTAAATACCGCAACTGGCAGCGTTTTAGCAAAGGCTAGCTTTGATAATAGTGAAGGTAAAATTTTACCAGGTGCGTTTGGTCATATAAAGATGAGTGGATTTGTGCAAAAAAATGCCTTTAACATCCCACAAGTTGCTCTTCAACAAAGCGCTACAAACTCTTATGTTTTAGTCGTAAAAGATGGCAAAGTAAGCCAAAAAAATGTAAAAACAAGCTACCAAACAAAAGATATGATCGTAGTGACTGAGGGTCTTGAAGAGGGTGATAAGATAATTGTTAATAACTTCCTTAAAATAGGAGTTGGTGCACCAGTTGAAACTGATAAAGACCTAAGTGCGGAATTTATAAACGGCAAAGATGTAAACGCTACAAGTAGCAAGTAA
- the rpsU gene encoding 30S ribosomal protein S21, which yields MPGIKVHPNESFDEGYRKFKKQTDRNLVVTEARARRFFEPKTEIRKKQKIAARKKMLKRLYMLRRYESRL from the coding sequence TTGCCTGGTATTAAGGTACATCCTAACGAGTCATTTGACGAGGGTTACAGAAAGTTTAAGAAACAAACTGACCGTAACTTAGTAGTAACTGAAGCAAGAGCTAGACGCTTCTTTGAGCCTAAAACTGAGATCCGCAAGAAACAAAAAATTGCAGCTCGCAAGAAAATGCTTAAACGTCTTTATATGCTTAGACGCTACGAGTCAAGACTCTAA